One region of Rana temporaria chromosome 11, aRanTem1.1, whole genome shotgun sequence genomic DNA includes:
- the CREB3L1 gene encoding cyclic AMP-responsive element-binding protein 3-like protein 1 isoform X2 codes for MEGVTMPQERTFHSPFLELEDLTEADFMSNVHFSDALDEFSNELFNSFFDDPPLLDRDALLDMEVESPAPPIQADHSYSLSEDSAPQSPALTIKEEDEDSPSEPGSAVWALEHELCSLLVKQEQNMLSQAEPTYPTSAPLEQVLGPGVLQNDENVSRTPISHIKVEPGVPNHLLNIPQDVLGVMPLTPPSSHSSDSDGSQSPRSLPPPSPARPVARSSHAISSSPLLTAPHKLQGTSGPLMLTEEERRTLVAEGYPIPTKLPLTKTEEKSLKRVRRKIKNKISAQESRRKKKEYVECLEKKVESFTSQNSELWKKVESLENANRSLLQQLQKLQALVTGKVPRPCKLAATQTGTCLMSAPEISCPTTKGPELHKRIPAQVWEFTEGEAGLPMQQFSVNISKTRLTKGTNTLPKQTARTGHMESSQDKKRGTQVPSSCRIGIKGRGIES; via the exons CACTTCTCGGATGCTCTGGATGAATTCTCCAATGAACTCTTCAACAGTTTTTTTGATGACCCTCCTCTGCTGGACCGGGATGCCTTACTGGATATGGAGGTGGAGAGTCCGGCTCCTCCTATACAGGCTGACCACAGCTATTCGCTGAGTGAAGACTCCGCCCCACAGAGTCCTGCCCTCACTATAAAAGAGGAAGATGAAGACAGCCCCAGCG AACCTGGGAGTGCAGTGTGGGCCTTGGAGCATGAGCTGTGTTCATTACTGGTGAAACAGGAACAGAACATGTTATCACAGGCAGAGCCCACATACCCTACCAGTGCACCTCTGGAACAAGTGTTGGGGCCAGGGGTTCTGCAAAATGACGAG AATGTCTCCAGGACACCAATATCACATATAAAGGTAGAACCAGGAGTACCAAACCACCTGCTGAATATACCACAAG ATGTACTGGGGGTCATGCCCCTAACCCCTCCCAGTAGCCATAGCAGTGATAGCGATGGATCTCAAAGTCCGCGATCTCTTCCACCTCCCAGCCCAGCCCGTCCAGTGGCCCGATCCTCCCATGCCATCTCATCATCACCGCTCCTCACTGCCCCTCAT AAACTGCAAGGGACATCGGGACCTTTAATGCTGACAGAAGAAGAAAGACGGACATTAGTCGCTGAGGGCTACCCCATTCCCACCAAACTCCCACTCACTAAAACTGAGgagaaatctctgaaaagagtacGCAGGAAAATTAAGAACAAG ATCTCAGCCCAGGAAAGccggaggaagaagaaagaataTGTAGAGTGTCTGGAAAAGAA GGTAGAATCCTTCACATCACAGAACAGTGAGCTGTGGAAAAAGGTGGAGAGTTTGGAAAATGCCAACAG GTCTCTCCTACAGCAGCTACAAAAGCTGCAGGCCTTGGTGACAGGGAAAGTGCCACGACCCTGCAAACTTGCTGCAACACAGACAGGAACGTGCCTAATG TCCGCTCCCGAAATCTCTTGTCCTACGACGAAGGGACCGGAGCTTCACAAGAGGATCCCAGCCCAAGTCTGGGAATTCACAGAAGGGGAAGCTGGGCTGCCGATGCAGCAGTTTTCAGTAAACATCTCAAAAACACGGCTCACGAAAGGGACAAATACCTTGCCGAAACAGACCGCAAGAACCGGACACATGGAGAGTTCACAAGACAAGAAGAGGG GGACACAGGTTCCAAGTTCCTGTAGGATTGGGATCAAAGGGAGAGGGATCGAGAGCTGA
- the CREB3L1 gene encoding cyclic AMP-responsive element-binding protein 3-like protein 1 isoform X1, translating into MEGVTMPQERTFHSPFLELEDLTEADFMSNVHFSDALDEFSNELFNSFFDDPPLLDRDALLDMEVESPAPPIQADHSYSLSEDSAPQSPALTIKEEDEDSPSEPGSAVWALEHELCSLLVKQEQNMLSQAEPTYPTSAPLEQVLGPGVLQNDENVSRTPISHIKVEPGVPNHLLNIPQDVLGVMPLTPPSSHSSDSDGSQSPRSLPPPSPARPVARSSHAISSSPLLTAPHKLQGTSGPLMLTEEERRTLVAEGYPIPTKLPLTKTEEKSLKRVRRKIKNKISAQESRRKKKEYVECLEKKVESFTSQNSELWKKVESLENANRSLLQQLQKLQALVTGKVPRPCKLAATQTGTCLMVVVLCFILALGSMIPSFPEFSSGSQTVKSAPPLAPDLYTLSQIRSRNLLSYDEGTGASQEDPSPSLGIHRRGSWAADAAVFSKHLKNTAHERDKYLAETDRKNRTHGEFTRQEEGDTGSKFL; encoded by the exons CACTTCTCGGATGCTCTGGATGAATTCTCCAATGAACTCTTCAACAGTTTTTTTGATGACCCTCCTCTGCTGGACCGGGATGCCTTACTGGATATGGAGGTGGAGAGTCCGGCTCCTCCTATACAGGCTGACCACAGCTATTCGCTGAGTGAAGACTCCGCCCCACAGAGTCCTGCCCTCACTATAAAAGAGGAAGATGAAGACAGCCCCAGCG AACCTGGGAGTGCAGTGTGGGCCTTGGAGCATGAGCTGTGTTCATTACTGGTGAAACAGGAACAGAACATGTTATCACAGGCAGAGCCCACATACCCTACCAGTGCACCTCTGGAACAAGTGTTGGGGCCAGGGGTTCTGCAAAATGACGAG AATGTCTCCAGGACACCAATATCACATATAAAGGTAGAACCAGGAGTACCAAACCACCTGCTGAATATACCACAAG ATGTACTGGGGGTCATGCCCCTAACCCCTCCCAGTAGCCATAGCAGTGATAGCGATGGATCTCAAAGTCCGCGATCTCTTCCACCTCCCAGCCCAGCCCGTCCAGTGGCCCGATCCTCCCATGCCATCTCATCATCACCGCTCCTCACTGCCCCTCAT AAACTGCAAGGGACATCGGGACCTTTAATGCTGACAGAAGAAGAAAGACGGACATTAGTCGCTGAGGGCTACCCCATTCCCACCAAACTCCCACTCACTAAAACTGAGgagaaatctctgaaaagagtacGCAGGAAAATTAAGAACAAG ATCTCAGCCCAGGAAAGccggaggaagaagaaagaataTGTAGAGTGTCTGGAAAAGAA GGTAGAATCCTTCACATCACAGAACAGTGAGCTGTGGAAAAAGGTGGAGAGTTTGGAAAATGCCAACAG GTCTCTCCTACAGCAGCTACAAAAGCTGCAGGCCTTGGTGACAGGGAAAGTGCCACGACCCTGCAAACTTGCTGCAACACAGACAGGAACGTGCCTAATG GTTGTGGTACTGTGTTTTATTCTTGCCTTGGGGTCCATGATTCCATCCTTCCCAGAATTCTCTTCGGGGTCTCAGACAGTGAAATCGGCCCCTCCTTTGGCACCTGACTTGTATACCCTCAGCCAGA TCCGCTCCCGAAATCTCTTGTCCTACGACGAAGGGACCGGAGCTTCACAAGAGGATCCCAGCCCAAGTCTGGGAATTCACAGAAGGGGAAGCTGGGCTGCCGATGCAGCAGTTTTCAGTAAACATCTCAAAAACACGGCTCACGAAAGGGACAAATACCTTGCCGAAACAGACCGCAAGAACCGGACACATGGAGAGTTCACAAGACAAGAAGAGGG GGACACAGGTTCCAAGTTCCTGTAG